The Streptomyces vinaceus genome contains the following window.
GGGGTGGTGACGGCGGCTGCGGCGGTCGTGCGGGGGCCGGGGGCCGCGGCGGTGACTGCGTCCGTCGCCGGGGCGCGGGGGTCCGGGGGCGTCATGAGGGGGTGCCCGTCAGGAGGGGCTTCGCGTGGGTCAGGGCGAGGTCCAGGGTGCGCAGGTGGGCGTACGTCTCGGGGTGGGCGGGGCGGCCGCCGTACGTGACGTCGTCGAAGGCGCGGGCCGCCGCGCGGAGGGCTTCGGCGTGGTCGGGGAGGGAGGCGGCGGCTTCGGCGGCGGCCTCGTCGGCGGTGCGGCCGGGGCGCGGGTCGAGCACCGTGCGCTCCTCCAGGGAGCGGACGACGGCCCGCATGCGCTCCTGGACCGCCGCGTTCCAGTGGCCCTGGGCGGCGTGGGCCTCGGCGGCGGTGCGGTGGTCGGCGGCGCTGCGCAGGCCGTCGCCGAACAGGGCGGCCGCGCCGGTGGCGGTCCGGCGGGGGGAGCCGAGCCGCCACCACAGGGCGGCGACGGCCAGGGCGACGAGGACGGCGATGGCGACCAGGCCCAGGGTGCCGCCGGGGGTGGCGCCCGAGGCGTGGTCGAAGAGGTCGCCGACCCACGCCCAGAAGCGGTCCAGGGCGCGCTGGAGGAGCCCCGGGTCGTCCTGGTGGTACATCTGCTTCGACAGTTCGCGTTCGGCCGCCTCGCGGGCGGGATCGCGCGGTGTCGTGACCGGTGGTTGCTCCGCGGCCGGCAGGAACGCCGCGGAGCGCGTGATGAGGCCCCCCGTACTCATCATCGGCGCGTCAGCCTCCGGTGGGCGGTGCGGCCGCGTCCGAGCCGTAGTTCTCCAGACCGGCCGCGCGGGCGAGCTCCAGGTCGAGGGCCTCGCGGCGGATGCGCTGGTCGACGTAGAGGAGGACGGTGACGCCCGACTGGATCGGCATGGTGATGGTCTGCGCGATGACGGCGCCGACGGCCGAGAGGATGAGCGGGGCCCAGCCGTTCATGACGGCGCCGGTCTCCAGGCCGGTCGCTCCGGCGTCGACGAGGCCGATCGCGACTCCGAGGGCGGTCAGCGGCCAGACGATGATGCCCGCGACGAAGGTGGTGATGATGCCGGTCAGGGCGGTGATGCCGAAGATGCGCCACCACGAGCCCTGGACGAGCCGGGAGGAGCGCCGCAGCGAGGTGGCGACGCTGCTCTTCTCCAGCATCAGCGCGGGCGAGGCCAGGCTGAACTTGATCCCGAGCCAGAGGAGGAGCGGGAGGGCGACGCAGCCGCCGAGGAGTCCGAGGTCGATGTTGCCCAGGGCGATGCCGGGGGCGATCAGGACGCCGACGAGGAGGACGCCGCCGATGCCCAGCAGGAGGGTCAGCCCGAGCAGGCGGAGCAGCTGGGGGCGGGCCTCGCGCCAGGCGGCGCCGATGGTCGAGGTGTGGCCGAGCACGGCCCGGCTGAAGATCATCGTGAGCATGGCGGTGGCCACGATGGTGCCGATGAGCTGGATGAACCCGTTGGCGACGAGGGCGAGCATGCTGCCGCCGAGGGTGTCGACGACGTCGCTCACGCTCGGTTCCTCGGCGGAGGTGACGGGGAGGTCGGAGAGCGTGTACTTCTGCACGAGCACGCTGATGACCTGCACGACGGTGGCCACGACGAGCGTGATCGGCAGGACCGAGCGCCAGTGGCTGCGCATGGTGGCGACGGCGCCGTCGAGGATCTCGCCGAGGTCCAGGGGGCGCAGCGGGATCACGCCGGGCTTGGCGGCCGGGGGCTTGCCCCACTGGCCGGGGCCGCCGGCGGATCCGTACGGGCCGTACTGGCCCTGACCGGCCCGGGGGCCCGCGTACGATCCCCAGCCCGCGCCCGGCTGCGGCTGCGGGTGCGGCGGCTGCGGGGTCTGCGGTGCCTGGGGCGTGCCGGGGCTGGACCACTCGCCGGGCGGCGGCTGCTCGGCGGACCACTTCGGCCCGCCGGCGGG
Protein-coding sequences here:
- a CDS encoding DUF4129 domain-containing protein — its product is MMSTGGLITRSAAFLPAAEQPPVTTPRDPAREAAERELSKQMYHQDDPGLLQRALDRFWAWVGDLFDHASGATPGGTLGLVAIAVLVALAVAALWWRLGSPRRTATGAAALFGDGLRSAADHRTAAEAHAAQGHWNAAVQERMRAVVRSLEERTVLDPRPGRTADEAAAEAAASLPDHAEALRAAARAFDDVTYGGRPAHPETYAHLRTLDLALTHAKPLLTGTPS